A stretch of the Coprobacillus cateniformis genome encodes the following:
- a CDS encoding conjugal transfer protein, producing the protein MLFKKKDKESKPKKEKKVPVMKVGTHKKTVIALWLVLIASVSFGVYKNFTAIDMHTVHEKEVIEQRIVDTNKIENFVKAFAKSYYSWSNTQESIEKRTAAINQYLTKSLQDLNVDTVRQDIPTSSTVTDVKIWEVEAAGTDDFTVVYSVDQTVTEGETSIGYTSAYMVVVHVDGDGNMVITQNPTISSIPTKSSYEPKVKESDGTVDAATMEEVTEFLETFFKLYPTATEKELAYYVSGNVLEPVNCEYVFSELVNPIFTQDGEQVKVSVSVKYLDQRTKATQISHFDLTLEKDSNWKIVK; encoded by the coding sequence ATGCTATTTAAGAAAAAGGATAAGGAATCGAAACCAAAGAAAGAGAAAAAAGTGCCTGTGATGAAAGTCGGCACACACAAGAAAACCGTGATTGCCTTATGGCTGGTGCTGATTGCAAGCGTCAGCTTTGGGGTGTATAAGAATTTCACCGCCATTGATATGCACACGGTACATGAGAAAGAAGTCATTGAGCAACGTATCGTTGATACCAACAAGATAGAGAACTTTGTAAAAGCCTTTGCGAAGTCCTACTATTCTTGGAGCAATACGCAGGAATCCATTGAGAAACGAACCGCAGCCATCAACCAATATCTGACAAAGAGCTTGCAGGATTTGAATGTTGATACGGTACGACAGGATATACCCACAAGCTCTACGGTGACGGACGTTAAGATTTGGGAGGTTGAAGCGGCTGGAACGGACGACTTTACCGTTGTCTACTCGGTAGATCAGACGGTAACAGAGGGAGAGACTTCTATCGGTTACACTTCCGCTTATATGGTGGTGGTTCATGTAGATGGTGACGGAAACATGGTTATCACGCAGAATCCGACCATCAGCAGCATACCGACAAAATCCAGCTATGAACCAAAAGTCAAGGAATCGGACGGAACGGTGGACGCTGCCACTATGGAGGAAGTAACAGAGTTCTTGGAAACATTCTTTAAGCTCTATCCTACCGCAACAGAAAAAGAACTTGCCTACTATGTATCGGGGAATGTGCTGGAACCTGTAAACTGTGAGTATGTGTTCTCGGAGCTGGTAAATCCAATCTTCACACAGGACGGTGAACAAGTGAAAGTATCGGTATCGGTAAAATATCTCGACCAAAGGACAAAAGCAACGCAAATTTCACATTTTGACTTAACGCTGGAAAAAGATAGTAACTGGAAGATTGTAAAATAA